A window from Verrucomicrobiia bacterium encodes these proteins:
- the xseB gene encoding exodeoxyribonuclease VII small subunit has protein sequence MAQAKIDYKALSIELEDTLAKLQTGGLDVDEAVALYERGMKITKELETYLKQAENKVAKIKANWEAGSV, from the coding sequence ATGGCACAGGCTAAGATAGATTACAAGGCGCTCAGTATAGAGCTGGAAGATACCCTGGCCAAGCTACAGACCGGCGGTCTGGACGTTGACGAGGCTGTGGCTCTGTACGAGCGTGGCATGAAGATTACAAAAGAACTAGAAACATATCTGAAGCAAGCAGAAAATAAGGTGGCAAAAATAAAAGCCAATTGGGAGGCTGGAAGCGTATGA
- the xseA gene encoding exodeoxyribonuclease VII large subunit, producing MSSDLVLTVSDFVAVFNQTIEYAYPIVTIVGELANFRVSKNRWVYFDLKDENANVKFFGTVYQLSGPLEDGLMIQVTGTPRLHPLYGFSITVQSLQPVGEGSLRRAAALLEAKLRTEGLFDDSRKRSLPYPPKRVGLITSGESAAYHDFIKIMQERWGGVDIELADVQVQGEVAPGQIVAALDYFNTHENPADVIVITRGGGSAEDLAAFSTEQVTRAVAGSRVVTLVAIGHEVDMSLAELAADQRASTPSNAAQLLVPDKRHVLQQLNDAQVTLGTYLQRNVSDAQQLLKDSVGNLTTLVGQLLVDERQLLTLRQQVLSALSPMAALQRGYVLVRVGNKTLSSVKQLKKDQTVSVQFKDGQAGATITSIVLE from the coding sequence ATGAGCTCTGACCTTGTCCTGACGGTCTCGGATTTTGTAGCTGTCTTTAACCAGACGATTGAATATGCCTATCCGATAGTTACGATAGTGGGCGAGCTGGCGAACTTTCGCGTCAGTAAGAACAGATGGGTATATTTTGACTTAAAAGACGAGAACGCCAACGTAAAATTTTTTGGTACGGTGTACCAGCTGTCAGGACCGCTAGAGGATGGATTAATGATACAGGTAACTGGCACGCCTCGACTCCATCCGCTTTATGGGTTTAGCATTACGGTTCAATCCTTGCAGCCTGTGGGTGAGGGATCACTGCGCCGGGCAGCAGCCTTACTAGAAGCAAAGCTACGAACCGAAGGCTTGTTTGACGACAGCCGTAAGCGGTCGCTACCGTATCCGCCAAAGCGGGTCGGTCTGATAACTTCTGGCGAATCCGCTGCCTACCATGACTTTATCAAGATCATGCAGGAACGCTGGGGCGGGGTAGATATAGAGCTGGCAGATGTGCAGGTGCAGGGCGAAGTGGCGCCTGGGCAGATCGTTGCCGCACTGGATTACTTCAATACACACGAGAACCCGGCAGACGTGATAGTGATCACTCGTGGTGGCGGTAGTGCAGAAGATCTAGCTGCATTTAGCACAGAGCAGGTTACGCGGGCAGTAGCCGGCAGCCGGGTTGTGACCTTGGTTGCCATTGGGCACGAGGTAGACATGAGTCTGGCGGAGCTGGCGGCTGATCAGCGGGCAAGTACGCCATCCAACGCGGCACAATTGCTGGTGCCAGACAAGCGGCACGTGCTGCAGCAATTGAACGACGCACAGGTCACGCTGGGTACTTATCTGCAGCGAAACGTCAGTGATGCGCAGCAGCTTCTGAAGGACAGCGTGGGCAACCTGACTACGCTTGTCGGACAGCTCTTGGTTGACGAGCGGCAGCTGCTTACCCTCAGGCAGCAAGTGTTGAGTGCGCTGAGCCCGATGGCTGCACTGCAACGTGGGTATGTGCTGGTGCGGGTAGGTAATAAAACACTTAGCTCTGTTAAGCAGCTCAAAAAAGATCAAACAGTTTCTGTGCAATTCAAAGATGGCCAGGCAGGGGCGACTATAACGAGCATAGTCCTCGAATGA
- a CDS encoding lysylphosphatidylglycerol synthase transmembrane domain-containing protein — MTDKLRSRRWKTALNIFTIVALVGLTYAVRRQLAETYKNFGEVELWYLLLIPLTQTLNYFAQAKLYQGLFRAVGTRFRTRSMMRLALELNFVNTVFPSGGVSGFSYINIRLRDENISTAKATLVQIFRFILIFVSVQILLFVGLCALAIGGKANDFAILIAGILSTLILVLTFVAAFIVGSKSRINTFFVFLTKLINGVIHIFRPKHPETISVTRAKKAFTELHENYMQIRRDITALNRPLWWALLSVVAELMTIYAVYVAFGQWVNIGAVILAYAVANFAGLISILPGGIGIYEALMTAVLAAGGIPAALSLPVTVMYRILSMAVQLIPGYFFYHRTLHAQPQIEDHLERDTDEL, encoded by the coding sequence ATGACCGATAAACTTCGTTCGCGGAGATGGAAAACCGCGTTAAATATCTTTACTATAGTGGCGCTCGTGGGACTCACTTACGCGGTTCGGCGCCAACTTGCCGAGACCTATAAAAATTTTGGTGAGGTAGAGCTGTGGTATCTTCTGCTCATACCGCTCACGCAGACACTCAACTACTTTGCGCAGGCAAAACTGTACCAAGGGCTGTTTCGGGCTGTTGGCACCAGGTTTCGTACGCGCTCTATGATGCGCTTGGCGCTGGAACTGAACTTTGTAAACACCGTCTTTCCCAGTGGGGGCGTAAGTGGCTTTTCGTATATCAATATACGGCTGCGTGATGAAAATATATCGACAGCCAAGGCCACGCTGGTGCAGATATTCCGTTTTATTCTGATATTTGTCTCGGTGCAAATATTGTTGTTTGTGGGGCTATGCGCACTGGCTATAGGCGGCAAGGCCAACGACTTTGCTATTTTGATAGCCGGCATTCTCAGTACGCTTATCTTGGTGCTGACTTTTGTGGCCGCTTTTATTGTTGGCAGTAAGTCACGTATCAATACGTTTTTTGTTTTTCTGACAAAACTTATTAACGGCGTTATTCATATCTTTCGGCCAAAGCACCCCGAAACCATCAGTGTGACGCGGGCTAAAAAAGCCTTTACCGAGCTGCACGAGAACTACATGCAAATTAGGCGTGATATTACGGCCCTCAACCGGCCTTTGTGGTGGGCGCTCCTGAGCGTTGTGGCAGAGCTTATGACCATTTACGCCGTGTACGTTGCCTTTGGCCAGTGGGTGAATATCGGAGCGGTTATTTTGGCCTACGCTGTGGCCAATTTTGCTGGACTTATTTCTATATTGCCTGGCGGCATTGGTATATATGAGGCACTCATGACTGCGGTGTTGGCAGCGGGTGGTATACCGGCAGCCTTAAGCCTGCCAGTGACGGTGATGTACCGTATTCTCAGCATGGCCGTACAGCTGATTCCCGGCTATTTCTTTTATCATCGCACCTTGCACGCTCAGCCCCAGATAGAAGACCATTTAGAGCGTGATACTGATGAGCTCTGA
- a CDS encoding methyltransferase domain-containing protein — MSDTVAILGRQPTLGLAELESICGADKIQPLPGAALVGIEPADFPMSRLGGTMKAAKLLTFLPFTDWEKIEAYLVMALPKHVPVIPEGKIRLGLSSYGFKVSIKRQNATGLTLKKVVKQAGRSVRVVPNVMNELNSAQVLHNQLTGPTGIELVLIKDGDQTVLAQTFAVQDIEAYAARDQARPKRDARVGMLPPKLAQIIINLADNRGGQPWGEEHQQYVQKSYGIAVLDPFCGTGVILQEALLAGYDAYGTDLDSRMVAYSKENLEWLFDKFADNLEERAYHLEVADAAQDTWQGFDTIACETYLGRPFSGPPKPSTLKEVMQDVDTIHKKFLKNVASQTKPGFRMCIAVPAWKTRSGFQHLPILDSLERLGYTRVSFAHVSSKDLLYYRDDQIVARELVVLIRK; from the coding sequence ATGAGTGATACCGTAGCCATTTTGGGGCGCCAGCCCACCCTTGGTCTTGCCGAGTTAGAGAGTATCTGCGGGGCAGACAAGATTCAGCCCCTGCCAGGTGCAGCACTTGTTGGCATTGAGCCAGCAGATTTCCCCATGAGCCGGCTGGGAGGCACTATGAAGGCCGCCAAGCTCCTTACCTTTCTTCCCTTTACAGACTGGGAAAAGATAGAGGCGTACTTGGTGATGGCCCTGCCCAAACATGTACCCGTGATCCCCGAAGGAAAGATTCGCCTGGGACTGAGTAGCTATGGCTTCAAAGTATCTATCAAGCGCCAAAACGCCACTGGCCTGACACTTAAAAAAGTCGTGAAACAGGCGGGACGATCAGTTCGTGTCGTTCCCAATGTCATGAACGAGCTCAATAGTGCCCAGGTACTCCACAATCAGCTGACAGGCCCCACTGGCATAGAACTGGTACTTATAAAAGACGGCGACCAGACTGTTTTGGCCCAAACTTTTGCAGTTCAGGATATCGAAGCCTACGCTGCCCGCGATCAGGCCCGTCCCAAGCGTGACGCAAGAGTGGGCATGCTACCGCCCAAGCTGGCACAGATTATCATAAATCTTGCAGATAACCGCGGTGGACAGCCGTGGGGCGAAGAACACCAGCAATACGTGCAAAAATCCTATGGCATAGCCGTGCTTGACCCCTTCTGCGGGACTGGCGTAATACTCCAAGAGGCTCTGCTTGCAGGGTACGATGCCTATGGCACAGATCTAGATAGCCGAATGGTCGCCTATTCTAAAGAGAATCTTGAGTGGCTCTTTGACAAATTTGCGGACAACCTAGAGGAGCGTGCGTACCATCTGGAAGTAGCAGATGCAGCACAAGACACATGGCAAGGGTTCGACACCATAGCCTGCGAGACGTATTTGGGCCGACCATTTTCCGGACCACCGAAGCCCTCGACACTCAAAGAAGTCATGCAAGACGTAGATACTATCCATAAAAAGTTTCTCAAAAATGTAGCCAGTCAAACCAAACCAGGCTTTCGCATGTGTATTGCCGTCCCCGCCTGGAAAACTAGGTCGGGCTTTCAGCACCTGCCAATACTTGATTCTCTCGAGAGATTAGGGTATACTCGTGTAAGTTTTGCTCATGTGAGTAGCAAGGATCTCCTCTACTATCGTGACGATCAGATCGTTGCCCGTGAGCTTGTAGTACTAATAAGGAAGTAA
- a CDS encoding 50S ribosomal protein L27 — protein MSKVKAGGSSKNVHDSPGQRLGVKLFGGQKVKTGQVIVRQTGLSKRAGKGAFVSRNYTIHAAKDGIIKFQSRRVRLFSGRSVKRTEVTVE, from the coding sequence ATGTCAAAAGTTAAAGCTGGTGGTAGTTCAAAGAATGTACACGACAGTCCTGGGCAACGCCTTGGCGTTAAGCTCTTTGGTGGCCAAAAGGTAAAAACTGGTCAGGTTATTGTTCGCCAAACCGGTCTTTCTAAGCGCGCCGGTAAAGGTGCTTTTGTCAGCCGCAATTACACTATCCACGCGGCCAAAGATGGCATCATAAAATTTCAGTCGCGCCGTGTCCGCCTCTTTAGCGGCCGCTCCGTTAAGCGCACTGAAGTCACCGTCGAATAA
- a CDS encoding response regulator — protein MDQQTSAPAPAPAHPKKILLVEDDDTLAKVYKVRLESEGFDTRRVPNGEEALAAALDYKPDLIILDVMMPKVSGFDVLDILRNTPETTNIKVIMLTALSQESDRQRAEGMGVDDYLVKSQVVIADVVARIKHHLGIPV, from the coding sequence ATGGATCAACAAACCTCAGCACCCGCACCAGCCCCGGCTCATCCTAAAAAGATTTTGCTTGTCGAGGATGACGACACGCTTGCAAAAGTTTATAAAGTTCGTCTTGAATCAGAAGGTTTTGACACCCGTCGTGTCCCCAATGGCGAAGAAGCGCTGGCTGCCGCTCTGGATTACAAGCCAGACTTGATCATTCTAGATGTTATGATGCCCAAAGTCAGCGGCTTTGACGTATTAGATATCCTGCGCAATACCCCAGAGACCACCAATATCAAGGTCATCATGCTCACCGCACTCAGCCAGGAGTCTGACCGCCAGCGTGCAGAAGGCATGGGCGTAGATGACTATCTGGTAAAATCTCAAGTTGTTATTGCCGACGTGGTGGCACGCATAAAGCACCATCTTGGTATCCCGGTATAA